The following are from one region of the Polyangiaceae bacterium genome:
- a CDS encoding LamG domain-containing protein → MRRAVLTSLLTSLLLAIGACSSGDGSSGGSGGNASGGSGGAGANGGSAGVGGELTTLAAEDLCAELARIACDADKDCCTAATTWPGAEASPDCLNTQLGACRGGLGKLATDPRTGYDAALAASVVNQLRTAASGCWETLQDLSAISGVFQGTGVDGASCTPEATSEPGLRLAALSCGAELGCSLYLNASGETRGRCEARTGSLCSHPLDCASDAWCDATDWKPGVTGQCSPLKANGWDCADDNQCESQYCDAAGRCAAAAAGRMCLTQPYAGEVTLDEPSVYYRLGDAGTTTSDSAGQGHHGTLLGDAVPSSAGALMGDTDLALALDGVDDGVQVASEFLDASAGLAIELWFSFPEQTAGDDGFPALPLLNFGSADHIGVAVVLDSTGAVYVNLRDTLGEDHELIDPDKRPSHTDWHHLAINYDGFLAETYLDGSKLASLEGVFVPDLSGTLHVGFTESGSHYVGALDELAIYPKALPLGRLLEHRRVAKKGPARTWPIFEWFE, encoded by the coding sequence ATGCGGCGCGCGGTTCTGACGAGTTTGCTGACGTCCCTGCTGCTAGCGATCGGCGCTTGCTCCAGCGGAGACGGGAGCAGCGGCGGTTCGGGTGGCAACGCAAGCGGCGGCAGCGGCGGTGCAGGTGCGAACGGTGGCTCAGCCGGGGTTGGGGGTGAGCTAACGACGTTAGCCGCTGAAGATCTCTGCGCTGAGCTGGCGCGCATTGCCTGCGACGCCGACAAGGACTGTTGCACCGCAGCGACGACGTGGCCCGGCGCAGAAGCGAGCCCTGATTGCCTCAACACCCAGCTTGGCGCGTGTCGTGGTGGCCTGGGCAAGCTCGCAACGGATCCTCGCACCGGCTATGACGCTGCGCTCGCTGCTTCCGTGGTGAATCAACTTCGCACCGCAGCGAGCGGCTGCTGGGAGACCCTGCAAGACTTGTCCGCCATCAGCGGGGTGTTTCAAGGCACCGGCGTGGATGGCGCGAGTTGCACCCCCGAGGCGACCAGTGAGCCGGGGCTACGCCTGGCAGCGCTGTCCTGTGGTGCTGAGCTGGGTTGCTCGCTGTATCTGAACGCATCGGGAGAGACGCGCGGGCGCTGTGAGGCGCGCACGGGTTCGTTGTGTTCGCACCCCCTCGACTGCGCGAGCGACGCCTGGTGCGACGCCACCGACTGGAAACCCGGTGTCACCGGTCAGTGCAGTCCGCTCAAGGCGAATGGCTGGGACTGCGCCGACGACAACCAGTGCGAGAGCCAGTACTGCGACGCCGCGGGGCGCTGCGCGGCGGCAGCTGCAGGCCGCATGTGCCTCACTCAGCCCTACGCCGGCGAAGTGACCCTGGACGAACCGAGTGTGTACTACCGCCTGGGAGACGCCGGAACTACCACCAGCGATTCCGCAGGGCAAGGTCACCACGGCACACTGCTTGGGGATGCAGTGCCAAGCAGCGCGGGCGCGCTCATGGGAGACACCGACCTCGCTCTGGCTCTCGACGGCGTGGACGACGGCGTGCAGGTGGCGAGCGAATTCCTCGACGCCAGCGCCGGGTTGGCCATCGAGCTGTGGTTCAGCTTCCCTGAGCAAACAGCGGGCGACGACGGCTTCCCCGCGCTGCCGCTCCTGAACTTCGGCAGCGCAGATCACATCGGTGTCGCGGTCGTGCTCGACTCCACAGGCGCGGTCTACGTCAACCTGCGGGATACCTTGGGTGAAGATCACGAGCTGATCGACCCCGACAAGCGCCCGAGCCACACCGATTGGCACCATCTAGCAATCAACTACGATGGATTCCTAGCGGAAACGTACCTTGACGGTAGCAAGCTCGCGAGCCTGGAAGGTGTCTTCGTGCCCGACCTGAGCGGCACCCTTCACGTGGGCTTCACCGAGAGCGGCAGCCACTACGTCGGCGCCCTGGACGAGCTCGCCATCTACCCCAAGGCGCTCCCCCTCGGCCGCCTGCTGGAGCACCGCCGCGTGGCCAAAAAGGGCCCGGCGCGAACCTGGCCCATCTTCGAGTGGTTTGAGTGA